From Crateriforma spongiae, a single genomic window includes:
- a CDS encoding ROK family protein has protein sequence MPSLITPKATAANETMSHEYVLGIDVGGTDVKVGLFDYQGQIVASDRTPTPSLGTPIAVFEHALRFGNDALGSETTVTAKEHSHIAAVGLAVPGVLDQATCQLKEVVNLPGWLNVPLLDQMQAQSGLPCAVLNDANAAALAEHAMRNLGHQSLALVTLGTGIGCGLVLGGRPHGGDHGCAGELGHIAIDFGDAAWPCTCGSRGHLETYAGAAGVQRRLKDRIADGVAANEPADITPREIARRAEAGDPDCIATIRETAAYVGRAIGMLCQSVDPAVVLLGGAMTFGGPDRPTGRKFLDDVIAEVRATTLVQVGTQVTIDFASLKNNAGMIGAAKFASLAAQIDHDAHH, from the coding sequence ATGCCGTCTTTGATCACGCCGAAAGCCACCGCCGCGAACGAAACGATGTCTCACGAATACGTCCTGGGCATCGACGTCGGCGGCACTGATGTCAAAGTGGGCTTGTTTGATTACCAAGGACAGATCGTCGCAAGCGACCGAACGCCGACACCATCATTGGGGACACCGATCGCCGTGTTCGAACATGCGTTGCGGTTCGGCAACGATGCCTTGGGGTCGGAGACAACGGTCACGGCGAAAGAGCATTCCCACATTGCCGCGGTCGGGCTGGCGGTGCCAGGCGTCTTGGATCAGGCGACCTGCCAGTTGAAGGAAGTCGTCAATCTGCCCGGTTGGTTGAACGTCCCGTTGCTGGATCAGATGCAAGCCCAATCGGGGCTTCCCTGTGCCGTGCTGAACGACGCGAACGCCGCGGCCTTGGCCGAACATGCGATGCGAAATCTGGGGCACCAGTCGCTTGCGTTGGTCACGCTGGGAACCGGCATCGGATGCGGATTGGTGCTGGGTGGACGACCACACGGTGGGGACCACGGATGCGCGGGCGAACTCGGGCACATCGCGATCGATTTTGGCGACGCGGCATGGCCTTGTACCTGTGGCAGCCGCGGGCACCTGGAAACCTATGCCGGTGCGGCTGGTGTGCAGCGACGCCTGAAAGATCGGATCGCCGATGGTGTGGCGGCGAACGAGCCCGCTGACATCACGCCTCGCGAAATCGCCCGACGCGCCGAAGCGGGTGATCCGGATTGCATCGCGACGATCCGGGAAACCGCCGCTTATGTCGGCAGAGCCATCGGCATGCTCTGCCAAAGCGTCGACCCGGCGGTCGTCCTGTTGGGCGGCGCAATGACTTTTGGCGGCCCCGATCGACCGACCGGTCGCAAATTCTTAGACGACGTCATTGCCGAAGTCCGCGCAACGACGTTGGTGCAAGTCGGTACCCAGGTGACGATCGACTTCGCCAGCCTGAAGAACAATGCCGGAATGATCGGCGCCGCAAAGTTCGCCAGTCTTGCCGCACAAATCGACCACGACGCACACCACTAA
- a CDS encoding sulfatase family protein yields the protein MVLCRCIRLLYPRLVALVGAVIVLSQSAGAASPNVLVIITDEHNFRTLGCYRDLMPAEQAEMWGPGAIVPTPHLDRLAKEGGICTRAFATSPVCSPSRAAMITGLYPHTTGVPANDLELRQDIPTLATVLGDAGYRTAFVGKWHLGGDSKPGWAPKIDGGFQHSEFMFNRGHWKKLQVTDDGPEVAARDKRGEPSYAVADADDQTFTTDFLTNRTMDFIRDSRDQPFLAVVSYPDPHGPNTVRKPYDTRFESMRFLPPRTYGRDDLPTPNWLGSAKKHPKFQGDLMAQYFGMVQCIDDNIGRMLDLLQSSGKLDNTIVLMTSDHGDLCFEHDRLNKGNPYEGSARVPMLIRYPAAVPAGVVVDQPMGTVDLTPTVVGMTGVSCDATFAGRDLSGVFASSGNASDGDPPVTFLRNAGAKAGWVAAVDPRYKLILSVSDRPWLFDNQADPDELLNFYGRGDSDVVVRRLAGALAEYAKATEDPHFDNAKIAASLRQCLSP from the coding sequence ATGGTCCTTTGCCGATGCATCCGTTTGCTTTACCCACGTTTGGTCGCTTTGGTTGGGGCAGTAATTGTCCTTAGCCAATCGGCCGGCGCGGCTTCTCCCAATGTCCTGGTCATCATCACGGACGAGCATAACTTTCGAACACTGGGGTGCTATCGCGACCTGATGCCCGCCGAGCAGGCGGAGATGTGGGGGCCCGGCGCGATCGTGCCGACGCCTCACCTGGATCGTTTGGCCAAGGAAGGTGGCATCTGCACGCGGGCCTTTGCAACGTCGCCGGTGTGTTCGCCCAGTCGCGCCGCGATGATCACCGGGCTGTATCCACATACGACCGGCGTGCCGGCCAATGATTTGGAATTGCGGCAAGACATTCCCACGTTGGCCACCGTGTTGGGGGATGCCGGGTATCGAACCGCGTTTGTCGGAAAGTGGCATTTGGGCGGCGATTCGAAACCGGGGTGGGCCCCGAAAATTGACGGCGGTTTCCAGCACAGCGAATTCATGTTCAACCGTGGACACTGGAAGAAATTGCAGGTCACCGATGACGGCCCCGAAGTCGCCGCGCGGGATAAGCGGGGGGAACCCAGTTATGCGGTCGCCGATGCAGATGACCAGACTTTCACGACGGATTTTTTGACCAACCGGACCATGGACTTTATCCGTGACAGCCGTGACCAGCCGTTCTTGGCTGTGGTCAGCTATCCGGATCCGCACGGCCCGAACACCGTCCGCAAGCCGTATGACACCCGGTTCGAATCGATGCGATTTTTGCCGCCACGCACTTACGGCCGCGATGATTTGCCGACACCAAACTGGTTGGGTAGCGCCAAAAAACATCCCAAGTTTCAGGGCGACCTGATGGCCCAGTATTTTGGCATGGTCCAGTGCATTGATGACAACATCGGTCGAATGTTGGACCTGTTGCAGTCGAGCGGGAAGCTGGACAACACAATCGTGCTGATGACCAGCGATCACGGTGACTTGTGTTTTGAACACGACCGATTGAACAAAGGCAACCCGTACGAAGGGTCGGCTCGTGTCCCGATGCTGATTCGGTATCCCGCCGCCGTGCCGGCCGGTGTGGTCGTTGACCAGCCGATGGGGACCGTCGACTTGACGCCGACCGTGGTCGGCATGACCGGTGTGTCTTGTGACGCGACGTTTGCCGGACGAGACCTGAGCGGTGTTTTTGCCAGTTCCGGCAATGCAAGTGACGGTGATCCGCCGGTCACGTTCTTACGAAACGCCGGTGCCAAGGCCGGCTGGGTGGCGGCCGTTGACCCACGTTACAAACTGATTCTGTCGGTCAGTGATCGGCCATGGCTGTTTGACAACCAGGCCGATCCCGATGAACTATTGAACTTCTATGGACGCGGGGACTCGGATGTCGTGGTGCGTCGTTTGGCCGGCGCATTGGCTGAGTATGCCAAGGCCACCGAGGATCCTCATTTCGATAACGCCAAGATTGCCGCATCGCTGCGGCAATGCTTGTCGCCGTAA
- a CDS encoding sugar kinase, which yields MSALDVLPAGSDLDFCALGALVHRLDPGVIPFRTANNFDVHVSGGEYNCAANLASCFGLKTGVATAMVDNGIGELIQRQVRAMGVRPFYKHFQHDGVRGPNMATVYSDRGQGVRPPVVFYNRANEAGAMLKPGDFDWKSIFAGGCRWFHSGGIFAALSETTSELVVEAMKAAGEAGAIRSFDLNYRAKLWDTIGGLEQGQKMIAQIAQNVDCLIGNEEDLQKGLGIKGPDVEEKKAAKLDPKNFFAMIGRAVEKFPNIKLVATTLREVHSTNRHSWSAVLWYDGKEYVAPTAELDVIDRIGGGDGFASGLIYSLLDGRDPQEALRIGWAHGALLTTFPGDVSRATLSEVEAFAKGGSARVQR from the coding sequence ATGAGCGCGCTAGACGTATTGCCCGCAGGTTCCGATTTGGATTTTTGCGCCCTTGGTGCTCTGGTGCATCGTTTGGATCCCGGCGTGATCCCGTTCCGAACGGCCAACAATTTTGATGTCCATGTCAGCGGCGGTGAATACAACTGTGCCGCCAACCTTGCCAGTTGTTTCGGGCTGAAAACCGGCGTCGCCACGGCCATGGTCGACAACGGCATCGGCGAACTGATCCAGCGTCAGGTTCGCGCGATGGGCGTTCGTCCGTTCTACAAACACTTCCAACACGACGGCGTGCGTGGCCCCAACATGGCCACCGTGTACAGCGACCGCGGCCAAGGCGTTCGACCGCCGGTCGTGTTCTACAACCGCGCCAATGAAGCCGGTGCGATGTTGAAGCCGGGCGACTTTGATTGGAAATCGATCTTCGCCGGTGGATGCCGCTGGTTCCACAGTGGCGGGATCTTCGCAGCCCTTTCGGAAACCACTAGCGAATTGGTCGTCGAAGCGATGAAGGCCGCGGGCGAAGCGGGCGCGATCCGATCGTTCGATTTGAATTACCGGGCCAAGTTGTGGGACACCATCGGTGGGCTGGAACAGGGCCAGAAGATGATCGCACAGATTGCACAGAACGTGGACTGCTTGATCGGCAACGAAGAAGACCTGCAGAAAGGTTTGGGCATCAAAGGCCCGGACGTGGAAGAGAAGAAAGCCGCCAAGCTGGACCCCAAAAACTTCTTTGCCATGATCGGCAGAGCAGTTGAAAAATTCCCCAACATCAAGCTGGTCGCCACCACGCTGCGTGAAGTCCACAGCACCAATCGACACAGTTGGTCGGCCGTGCTGTGGTACGACGGCAAAGAATACGTCGCCCCGACGGCCGAACTGGACGTCATCGACCGCATCGGTGGTGGCGACGGATTCGCATCGGGTTTGATCTACAGCCTGTTGGACGGCCGCGATCCGCAGGAAGCCCTGCGAATCGGATGGGCACACGGCGCGTTGTTGACGACGTTCCCCGGCGACGTGTCACGAGCCACCTTGTCGGAGGTCGAAGCCTTCGCCAAAGGCGGGTCGGCTCGGGTGCAACGCTAA